A part of Reinekea thalattae genomic DNA contains:
- a CDS encoding acyl-CoA thioesterase has product MSEVVKNLIKLLELESIDETHFRGHSQDLGYPKLFGGQVIGQSLSAASQTVADRQPHSLHTYFIRPGDAKLSIEFAVENVRDGGSFSVRRVVASQNSKPILEMTVSFQGHEDGLEHSVSMPNVPGPEVLEPELKIYRQHAEEIPAPIRDLFTADRPIEYRIVENQNPFRPRHGIGKRHMWIRSTAALPDSPLVHQSMLAYTTDYGFLETALMPHGLSIIYPGLTIASLDHAIWFHRPFRLDDWLLYVADAPTTGGGRAYVRGQIFDQSGQLVASTTQEGLIRVPSK; this is encoded by the coding sequence ATGTCTGAAGTAGTAAAGAATTTAATTAAACTTCTTGAACTGGAATCCATAGACGAGACTCATTTTCGAGGTCACTCTCAAGATTTAGGTTATCCAAAATTATTTGGTGGTCAGGTTATCGGTCAAAGTCTTTCTGCCGCTAGCCAAACAGTTGCCGATCGCCAACCACATTCGTTACATACCTACTTTATTCGTCCTGGAGATGCCAAGCTTAGTATCGAGTTTGCTGTAGAAAACGTTAGGGATGGAGGCTCTTTTAGTGTTCGTCGTGTTGTCGCAAGCCAAAATTCAAAACCTATCCTAGAGATGACTGTATCTTTCCAAGGGCATGAGGATGGCTTAGAGCACAGTGTTTCCATGCCTAACGTTCCCGGCCCAGAAGTGCTTGAACCAGAGTTGAAAATTTATCGGCAACATGCAGAAGAAATTCCTGCACCGATTCGCGATCTATTCACAGCAGATAGACCGATAGAATATCGCATAGTAGAAAATCAAAACCCATTTCGACCTCGCCACGGTATTGGTAAGCGCCATATGTGGATAAGATCTACCGCAGCGCTTCCCGATAGCCCGTTGGTGCACCAATCAATGTTAGCCTACACAACCGATTATGGATTTTTAGAAACCGCCCTGATGCCGCATGGTTTGTCGATAATTTATCCAGGCTTGACTATTGCGAGCCTTGATCATGCCATCTGGTTCCATCGTCCATTCCGCTTGGATGATTGGTTGTTATATGTCGCAGATGCACCAACAACAGGTGGTGGTCGGGCTTACGTACGCGGGCAAATTTTTGATCAATCAGGTCAATTAGTTGCCAGCACAACACAAGAAGGCTTAATTAGAGTGCCGAGCAAATAA
- a CDS encoding flavin prenyltransferase UbiX produces the protein MIKEVTLAITGASGAPYAHRLLQVLLDQQVHVHLLVSKAAMMVAAVEQGEAWPTNHAKLADYIRQNLSAKGKLDIYGRDDWMSPVASGSGAPSTMIVCPCSSGSLASIATGQCDNLIERAADVVLKESGRLILVPRETPLHEIHLENMLKLKRAGAVILPASPGFYHQPKRVEDLVDFIVARILKSAGFEQTLLPGWGR, from the coding sequence ATGATAAAAGAAGTCACACTCGCGATCACGGGTGCCTCTGGCGCACCCTATGCTCATCGGTTATTGCAAGTGCTGTTGGATCAGCAGGTGCATGTGCACCTGCTAGTTTCTAAAGCTGCAATGATGGTTGCAGCCGTTGAGCAGGGCGAAGCATGGCCGACTAATCACGCTAAACTTGCCGATTACATTCGGCAGAACCTTTCAGCGAAGGGTAAGCTTGATATTTATGGCAGAGACGACTGGATGAGCCCTGTGGCTAGTGGTTCTGGAGCTCCTAGCACAATGATTGTTTGCCCTTGTTCTTCTGGTTCGTTAGCTAGTATTGCTACTGGCCAGTGCGATAACCTGATAGAGCGAGCTGCAGATGTCGTGCTAAAAGAGTCAGGACGACTTATTTTAGTGCCCAGAGAAACACCATTGCATGAAATTCATCTCGAGAATATGCTGAAATTGAAGCGCGCCGGAGCAGTGATATTGCCAGCCTCTCCCGGTTTTTACCATCAACCAAAAAGGGTTGAGGACTTGGTTGATTTTATTGTTGCTCGAATTTTAAAAAGTGCTGGTTTCGAGCAAACTCTGCTACCTGGCTGGGGTCGCTAG